One genomic region from Arthrobacter sp. YN encodes:
- a CDS encoding MarR family winged helix-turn-helix transcriptional regulator: MGEETVDHKALAVCMIDISSDIRRKSLNETGLRPISNGVLEILRVVEGHPGVTVAEVAGRLGRQLSNVSSQLRELVAAGLVTRVKDASDKRYVSLHPTDESRRIKALLEDGWADAIIAASARLLPEEREQIAASLPALQRLASFLSEPEHVSGAAITAGAGTTPPGRNETSPAVPQ, from the coding sequence ATGGGAGAAGAGACTGTGGACCACAAGGCCCTGGCCGTCTGCATGATTGATATCTCGTCCGATATTCGCCGCAAGTCACTCAACGAGACCGGCCTCCGCCCCATTTCGAATGGTGTGCTGGAAATCCTTCGCGTTGTTGAAGGCCACCCCGGTGTCACCGTTGCCGAGGTGGCGGGCAGGCTCGGGCGGCAGCTGAGCAACGTCAGCTCCCAATTGCGCGAGCTCGTAGCTGCCGGCTTGGTCACGCGTGTCAAGGATGCCTCGGACAAGCGCTACGTTTCCCTCCACCCCACGGACGAATCCCGACGGATCAAGGCGCTCCTGGAAGATGGATGGGCTGACGCAATCATCGCGGCGAGCGCCCGCCTGCTCCCGGAAGAACGCGAACAAATCGCGGCCAGCCTCCCGGCGCTGCAGCGGCTGGCTTCGTTCCTTTCAGAACCTGAACACGTCTCCGGGGCCGCCATCACTGCCGGGGCTGGCACGACTCCTCCGGGCCGTAACGAAACCAGTCCGGCAGTGCCGCAGTAA